The following proteins are encoded in a genomic region of Thioclava nitratireducens:
- a CDS encoding metal-dependent hydrolase, with amino-acid sequence MKLIWLGHSGFRIETGDAVILLDPFLTGSPVFPDDKRGEAIEGATHLLLTHGHGDHASDAVPIAKELDIPIYCIHELSIMLGAEGAETVGFGKGGTVDLGGVKVTMVNATHSASVDYKDGNPAYAGQPAGFMIEAEGHTIYVSGDTDIMADMDWMGELHNPDIGILAAGGHFTMDMKRAAWASKKYFNFKTVIPCHYKTFDALEQSAQALIDGLPGVDVIEPEMLKAIEI; translated from the coding sequence ATGAAACTCATCTGGCTCGGCCATTCCGGCTTCCGCATCGAAACCGGCGACGCCGTGATCCTGCTCGATCCGTTCCTCACCGGCTCGCCGGTCTTTCCCGACGACAAGCGCGGCGAGGCGATCGAGGGTGCGACGCATCTGCTGCTGACCCACGGCCACGGCGATCACGCTTCGGACGCGGTGCCGATCGCGAAGGAACTGGATATCCCGATCTACTGCATCCACGAGCTGTCGATCATGCTCGGGGCCGAGGGGGCCGAGACGGTCGGTTTCGGCAAGGGCGGCACGGTCGATCTGGGCGGTGTGAAGGTCACGATGGTGAACGCGACCCATTCCGCCTCGGTCGATTACAAGGACGGCAACCCGGCCTATGCGGGCCAGCCCGCGGGCTTCATGATCGAGGCCGAGGGCCACACGATCTACGTCAGCGGCGATACCGACATCATGGCCGACATGGACTGGATGGGTGAACTGCACAATCCCGATATCGGCATCCTCGCGGCGGGCGGCCATTTCACGATGGACATGAAGCGCGCGGCCTGGGCGTCGAAGAAGTATTTCAACTTCAAGACGGTCATCCCCTGCCACTACAAGACCTTCGATGCGCTGGAGCAATCCGCGCAGGCGCTGATCGACGGTCTGCCGGGGGTGGATGTCATCGAACCCGAGATGCTCAAAGCGATCGAAATATAA
- a CDS encoding acyl-CoA dehydrogenase C-terminal domain-containing protein, with protein MSSFIANTKDMQFVLHDLLKVSDSDVPGYEEMDRDFTEAVLDAAGKVSSEVLAPLNEVGDKEGCVLENGVVRTPKGFDKAFEAMKEGGWTALDCDPEFGGQGMPYLLNCAVGEMFVSANMAFNMYQGLTHGAYSAIHTHGTDEQKQTYLPKMVTCDWTGTMNLTEPHCGTDLGLMRTKAEPQDDGSYAITGTKIFISAGDHDLSDNVIHLVLAKAPGGGEGTKGVSLFIVPKFLVNEDGSLGERNSLSVGKLEEKMGIHGNATCVMNYDGAKGWLLGDLHKGMRAMFTMMNEARLGVGLQGYAVAEAAYQEAVAYAKDRIQGRDVTGVKAPEKAADPIIVHPDVRRMLMDQKSFVEGARAFTFWGAHLIDRSHGLNDAEAEGLISLMTPVIKGFLTDKGFETAVSAQQVFGGHGYTEDWPMSQHVRDARIAMIYEGANGIQALDLVGRKLAADGGKHVMAFFEMVKAECKSHDDDERMKPFTDALKNASKQLQTAGMFFMQNGMKNPNAALSGSYDFMHLMGHVCLGLMWTRMAKAAFTALDNGASDTAFYEGKIATGRYYMARQLPACAMHLARIESGADPVMALTDDQF; from the coding sequence ATGTCGAGCTTTATCGCCAACACCAAAGACATGCAGTTTGTGCTGCATGACCTGCTCAAGGTTTCGGATTCGGACGTGCCGGGTTACGAAGAAATGGACCGCGACTTCACCGAAGCCGTTCTCGACGCTGCGGGCAAGGTCTCGTCGGAGGTGCTGGCCCCGCTGAACGAGGTGGGCGACAAGGAAGGCTGCGTGCTCGAAAACGGCGTGGTCCGCACGCCCAAAGGGTTCGACAAGGCGTTCGAGGCGATGAAAGAGGGCGGCTGGACCGCGCTCGACTGCGATCCTGAATTCGGCGGTCAGGGCATGCCCTACCTGCTGAACTGCGCGGTGGGCGAGATGTTCGTCTCGGCCAACATGGCCTTCAATATGTACCAGGGCCTGACCCACGGCGCCTATTCGGCGATCCACACCCACGGCACGGACGAGCAGAAGCAGACCTATCTGCCGAAGATGGTCACCTGCGACTGGACCGGCACGATGAACCTGACGGAGCCCCATTGCGGCACCGATCTGGGTCTCATGCGCACCAAGGCCGAGCCGCAGGATGATGGCTCCTACGCGATCACCGGCACCAAGATCTTCATCTCGGCGGGCGATCACGACCTGTCGGATAACGTGATCCACCTTGTGCTGGCGAAAGCGCCGGGCGGTGGCGAAGGCACCAAGGGCGTCTCGCTCTTCATCGTGCCGAAATTCCTCGTCAACGAGGACGGCTCGCTGGGCGAGCGCAACTCGCTCTCGGTCGGCAAGCTCGAAGAGAAGATGGGCATCCACGGCAACGCGACCTGCGTCATGAACTACGACGGCGCGAAGGGCTGGCTGCTGGGCGACCTCCACAAGGGGATGCGCGCGATGTTCACCATGATGAACGAAGCGCGTCTCGGCGTCGGTCTTCAGGGCTATGCCGTGGCCGAAGCCGCCTATCAGGAAGCCGTGGCTTACGCGAAGGACCGCATTCAGGGTCGCGACGTGACCGGCGTGAAGGCGCCCGAGAAGGCCGCCGATCCGATCATCGTGCACCCGGACGTGCGCCGGATGCTGATGGACCAGAAGAGCTTCGTAGAGGGCGCCCGCGCCTTCACCTTCTGGGGTGCGCATCTGATCGACCGCTCCCATGGGCTCAACGACGCCGAAGCCGAAGGTCTGATCTCGCTGATGACCCCGGTCATCAAGGGCTTCCTTACCGACAAGGGCTTCGAGACCGCCGTCTCCGCGCAGCAGGTCTTCGGTGGCCACGGCTATACCGAAGACTGGCCGATGTCGCAGCATGTGCGCGACGCGCGCATCGCGATGATCTACGAGGGCGCCAACGGCATTCAGGCGCTCGACCTCGTGGGCCGCAAGCTCGCAGCCGACGGTGGCAAGCACGTCATGGCCTTCTTCGAGATGGTCAAGGCAGAGTGCAAGTCGCATGACGACGATGAGCGGATGAAGCCCTTCACCGATGCGCTGAAGAACGCCTCCAAGCAGCTTCAGACCGCGGGCATGTTCTTCATGCAGAACGGCATGAAAAACCCGAACGCGGCGCTGTCGGGCAGCTATGACTTCATGCACCTGATGGGCCACGTCTGCCTCGGCCTGATGTGGACGCGGATGGCGAAAGCCGCCTTCACCGCGCTCGACAACGGGGCGTCGGACACCGCCTTCTACGAAGGCAAGATCGCGACGGGCCGCTACTACATGGCGCGTCAGCTTCCCGCCTGCGCCATGCATCTGGCGCGGATCGAGAGCGGTGCGGACCCGGTCATGGCGCTGACCGACGACCAGTTCTGA
- a CDS encoding 3-hydroxyacyl-CoA dehydrogenase NAD-binding domain-containing protein, producing the protein MADFKYELGSDGVAVITWDVPEKSMNVMSMEGFALLDSFIDKALADDAVKGVVITSGKPDFAGGMDLNVIAQMREGGAQAIFDGVMQMHHVLRKIERAGMDPKTNKGGKPIATAIPGTALGIGLELPLSTHRTFVADNPKAKIGLPEIMVGIFPGGGGTTRVSRKLGAMAAAPFLLEGKLSDPKKAKAAGLIDEVVEDPLASAKEWVLNAKDADLVKPWDAKGFKMPGGAPYHPAGFMTFVGASAMVHGKTAGVYPAAKALLSAVYEGALVPFDQAIKIEARWFTNVLLNPSSTSMIRSLFINKGALEKGANRPDVSDQRVKKVGILGAGMMGAGIAYVSAKAGIEVVLIDNSQEAADRGKSYSEGILDKGISRKKVTEEGKAKTLGLINATTDYAALEGCDLIVEAVFEDPGVKAEVTKKAEAVIPQDAIFATNTSTLPITELAKASARPEQFIGIHFFSPVDKMMLVEIIKGAETGPVAVAKALDFVRQIRKTPIVVNDARFFYANRCIIPYINEGIRMVAEGVNPTLVEHAATMVGMPLGPLQLVDETSIDLGVKIAKATKAAMGDAYPDEAVDDVLFWMADEGRMGRKSNAGFYDYDDKGKRQGLWDGLDAKFPRADEQPDVHHVQHRLLMAQVLEAVRAFEQGVLEDIREGDVGAILGWGFAPWSGGPFSWLDILGAGKAVEICEALTAQYGPRFEAPALLRDIAAKGDTFYGRFGDGQAAKAA; encoded by the coding sequence ATGGCTGATTTCAAATACGAACTTGGCAGCGACGGCGTTGCCGTCATCACTTGGGACGTGCCCGAGAAGTCGATGAACGTGATGAGCATGGAGGGCTTCGCTCTTCTCGACAGCTTCATCGACAAGGCGCTGGCGGATGACGCAGTGAAGGGTGTCGTCATCACCTCCGGCAAGCCCGATTTCGCGGGCGGCATGGATCTCAACGTCATCGCGCAGATGCGCGAAGGCGGCGCTCAGGCGATCTTCGACGGGGTGATGCAGATGCACCATGTCCTGCGCAAGATCGAGCGCGCTGGCATGGACCCGAAGACCAACAAGGGCGGCAAGCCGATCGCAACCGCGATCCCCGGCACCGCGCTCGGCATCGGTCTGGAACTGCCGCTATCGACGCACCGCACTTTTGTCGCGGACAATCCGAAGGCGAAGATTGGCCTGCCCGAGATCATGGTCGGCATCTTCCCCGGCGGCGGCGGCACCACCCGTGTCTCGCGCAAGCTCGGTGCGATGGCGGCGGCGCCCTTCCTGCTGGAAGGCAAGCTTTCGGACCCCAAGAAGGCGAAAGCTGCGGGCCTGATCGACGAGGTCGTCGAGGATCCGCTGGCCTCCGCGAAGGAATGGGTGCTGAACGCCAAAGACGCCGATCTGGTCAAACCGTGGGACGCGAAGGGCTTCAAGATGCCCGGCGGCGCACCCTATCACCCGGCGGGCTTCATGACCTTCGTCGGTGCTTCCGCGATGGTGCATGGCAAGACCGCGGGCGTCTATCCGGCGGCCAAGGCGCTGCTCTCGGCGGTCTATGAAGGCGCGCTCGTGCCCTTCGATCAGGCGATCAAGATCGAGGCGCGCTGGTTCACCAACGTTCTGCTGAACCCGTCGTCGACCTCGATGATCCGTTCGCTCTTCATCAACAAGGGCGCGCTGGAGAAGGGCGCGAACCGTCCCGACGTGTCGGACCAGAGGGTGAAGAAGGTCGGCATCCTCGGCGCGGGCATGATGGGCGCAGGCATTGCCTATGTCTCGGCCAAAGCCGGTATCGAGGTCGTGCTGATCGACAACAGCCAAGAGGCCGCCGATCGCGGCAAGTCCTATTCCGAAGGCATCCTCGACAAGGGCATCTCGCGCAAGAAGGTCACCGAAGAGGGCAAGGCGAAGACGCTCGGCCTGATCAACGCGACCACCGATTACGCCGCGCTGGAAGGCTGCGACCTGATCGTGGAAGCGGTGTTCGAAGATCCGGGCGTCAAAGCCGAGGTCACCAAGAAGGCCGAAGCCGTGATTCCGCAGGATGCGATTTTCGCGACCAACACCTCGACCCTGCCGATCACCGAGCTGGCCAAGGCCAGCGCACGCCCCGAGCAGTTCATCGGCATCCACTTCTTCTCGCCCGTCGACAAGATGATGCTGGTCGAGATCATCAAGGGCGCCGAGACCGGTCCGGTGGCCGTGGCCAAGGCGCTCGACTTCGTGCGCCAGATCCGCAAGACGCCGATCGTGGTGAACGACGCGCGCTTCTTCTACGCCAACCGCTGCATCATCCCCTATATCAACGAGGGGATTCGCATGGTGGCCGAAGGGGTGAACCCGACGCTGGTGGAACACGCCGCGACTATGGTCGGCATGCCGCTCGGACCGCTGCAGCTGGTAGACGAGACCTCGATCGACCTCGGCGTGAAGATCGCGAAGGCCACCAAGGCCGCGATGGGCGATGCCTATCCCGATGAGGCGGTCGATGACGTGCTGTTCTGGATGGCCGACGAAGGCCGGATGGGCCGCAAGTCGAACGCGGGCTTCTACGACTATGACGACAAGGGCAAACGCCAAGGCCTGTGGGACGGCCTCGACGCCAAGTTCCCGCGCGCCGACGAGCAGCCCGACGTGCATCACGTGCAGCATCGCCTCCTGATGGCGCAGGTGCTGGAAGCCGTGCGCGCCTTCGAGCAGGGCGTGCTGGAAGACATCCGCGAGGGTGACGTGGGCGCGATCCTCGGCTGGGGCTTCGCCCCTTGGTCGGGTGGCCCGTTCTCGTGGCTCGACATCCTCGGCGCCGGCAAGGCGGTGGAGATCTGCGAGGCGCTCACCGCGCAATACGGTCCGCGCTTCGAAGCCCCCGCCCTGCTGCGCGACATCGCAGCCAAGGGTGACACCTTCTATGGTCGTTTCGGCGACGGTCAGGCCGCGAAAGCCGCCTGA
- the gatC gene encoding Asp-tRNA(Asn)/Glu-tRNA(Gln) amidotransferase subunit GatC, whose product MSIDIDTARKVAHLARIRVPEDHLPELAQELSSILTFMEQLNEVDVEGVEPMTSVTPMRLKRRVDEVTDGGYPEKILKNAPDAREGFFAVPKVVE is encoded by the coding sequence ATGTCCATCGATATCGACACCGCCCGCAAAGTGGCGCATCTGGCCCGGATCCGGGTGCCCGAAGACCATCTGCCCGAACTCGCGCAGGAACTCTCCAGCATCCTGACCTTCATGGAGCAGCTCAACGAGGTCGACGTTGAGGGCGTCGAGCCGATGACCTCCGTGACGCCGATGCGCCTCAAGCGCCGCGTCGACGAGGTGACCGATGGCGGTTATCCCGAGAAAATCCTCAAGAACGCCCCCGATGCCCGCGAGGGCTTCTTTGCCGTGCCGAAGGTGGTCGAATGA
- a CDS encoding MerR family transcriptional regulator → MSDLLSFKEMCERFDVTPRTLRYYEYIELLNPQKEGRSRYYGPREIARMTLILRGRRFGFSLEELRQWLLIYDQQGTEEQNRVWVELADRQLDVLTRQREELDAAIDDLRQLRDQVQDTLDS, encoded by the coding sequence ATGTCAGACTTACTGTCCTTCAAGGAGATGTGCGAGCGGTTCGACGTGACCCCGCGCACGCTGCGCTATTACGAGTATATCGAGCTTCTCAATCCCCAGAAGGAAGGCCGCTCGCGCTATTACGGCCCGCGCGAAATCGCGCGGATGACGTTGATCCTGCGCGGGCGTCGATTTGGCTTCTCGCTCGAGGAGTTGCGCCAATGGCTGCTGATCTACGATCAGCAAGGCACCGAAGAGCAGAACCGCGTCTGGGTCGAACTGGCCGACCGGCAGCTTGACGTGCTGACGCGACAACGCGAAGAATTGGACGCGGCAATCGACGACCTCCGACAATTGCGTGATCAGGTTCAGGACACTCTTGATTCTTGA
- the gatA gene encoding Asp-tRNA(Asn)/Glu-tRNA(Gln) amidotransferase subunit GatA, with amino-acid sequence MSLNKLTIADARDALKKGDVTSVELTEACLGEIEGAGALNAYVHKTPEIALEQAKAADARIKSGDAPAMCGIPLGIKDLFATKGVATQAASNILDGFKPEYESTVTQNLWDAGAVMLGKLSMDEFAMGSSNETACYGPAVNPWKIDDRKLTPGGSSGGSAAAVAADLCLAATGTDTGGSIRQPAAFTGIVGIKPTYGRVSRWGVVAFASSLDQAGPMTKSVRDAAIMLGTMCSHDPKDSTSADIPVPDFEAALTGDIRGKKIGIPKEYRIDGMPAEIQKLWDDGIAMMKDAGAEIVDISLPHTKYALPAYYVVAPAEASSNLARYDGVRYGHRAKLAAGEGIVDMYEKTRAEGFGPEVQRRVMIGTYVLSAGFYDAYYNRARKVRALIKRDFEEVFAQGIDSILTPATPSAAFGLGEMDGADPVEMYMQDVFTVTVNLAGLPGVSVPCGLDSKGLPLGLQLIGRPWEEGDLLNHAHVLEQAAGFSAKPEKWW; translated from the coding sequence ATGAGCCTGAACAAACTGACGATTGCCGACGCGCGCGATGCGCTCAAGAAGGGCGATGTGACTTCGGTCGAGCTGACCGAGGCCTGCCTGGGCGAAATCGAAGGCGCAGGCGCGCTGAATGCCTACGTGCACAAGACCCCTGAGATCGCGCTGGAGCAGGCCAAGGCCGCCGATGCGCGCATCAAGTCGGGCGACGCGCCCGCGATGTGCGGCATCCCGCTGGGGATCAAGGATCTTTTCGCGACCAAGGGCGTGGCGACGCAGGCCGCGTCGAACATCCTCGACGGGTTCAAGCCGGAATACGAATCCACCGTCACACAGAACCTGTGGGACGCGGGCGCGGTGATGCTCGGCAAGCTGTCGATGGACGAATTCGCGATGGGCTCGTCGAACGAGACCGCCTGCTACGGCCCGGCGGTGAACCCCTGGAAGATCGATGACCGGAAACTGACCCCGGGCGGGTCTTCGGGCGGTTCGGCCGCGGCTGTGGCTGCCGACCTGTGCCTTGCCGCGACCGGCACGGATACCGGCGGCTCGATCCGCCAGCCCGCCGCCTTCACCGGCATCGTCGGCATCAAGCCGACCTATGGCCGGGTCTCTCGCTGGGGTGTGGTGGCCTTCGCCTCTTCGCTTGATCAGGCGGGTCCGATGACCAAATCGGTGCGCGACGCGGCGATCATGCTTGGCACGATGTGCTCGCACGATCCGAAGGATTCGACCTCCGCCGATATTCCGGTCCCGGATTTCGAGGCCGCGCTGACCGGCGACATTCGCGGCAAGAAGATTGGTATCCCGAAAGAATACCGCATCGATGGTATGCCCGCCGAGATCCAGAAGCTCTGGGACGACGGCATCGCGATGATGAAAGATGCGGGGGCCGAGATCGTCGATATCTCGCTGCCGCATACGAAATACGCGCTGCCCGCCTATTACGTCGTGGCTCCCGCGGAAGCCTCGTCGAACCTCGCGCGCTATGATGGCGTGCGCTACGGCCACCGCGCCAAGCTCGCGGCAGGCGAGGGCATCGTCGACATGTACGAGAAGACCCGCGCCGAAGGCTTCGGCCCCGAGGTGCAGCGTCGCGTGATGATCGGCACCTATGTGTTGTCGGCAGGCTTCTATGACGCCTATTACAACCGCGCCCGGAAAGTGCGCGCCTTGATCAAGCGCGACTTCGAAGAAGTTTTCGCGCAGGGCATCGATTCGATCCTGACGCCTGCCACCCCGTCTGCCGCTTTCGGTCTGGGCGAGATGGACGGCGCCGATCCGGTCGAGATGTATATGCAGGATGTGTTCACCGTGACGGTGAACCTTGCAGGCCTTCCCGGCGTTTCGGTGCCGTGCGGGCTGGACAGCAAGGGCCTTCCGCTGGGGCTGCAACTCATCGGGCGGCCCTGGGAAGAGGGCGATCTGCTGAACCACGCCCACGTCCTCGAACAGGCCGCGGGCTTCTCGGCCAAACCGGAGAAATGGTGGTAA
- a CDS encoding MerR family transcriptional regulator: MTDTVMTIREMCDAFEVTPRTLRFYESKELLFPIREGQKRLFTRRDRARLKLILRGKRFGFSLEDIRQLLDLYEMGDKQKTQLNETIKLAQQRLEEMTRQREELGQAIDELASQIEWAEKELEKARHDDAA, encoded by the coding sequence ATGACCGACACAGTAATGACGATCCGCGAGATGTGCGATGCCTTCGAGGTGACCCCGCGCACCCTGCGGTTCTACGAAAGCAAGGAGTTGCTGTTTCCCATTCGCGAGGGACAGAAACGGCTGTTTACGCGGCGCGACCGCGCCCGGCTGAAACTGATCCTGCGCGGCAAACGTTTCGGGTTTTCGCTGGAGGATATCCGCCAGCTGCTGGACCTCTACGAGATGGGCGACAAGCAGAAGACGCAGCTGAACGAGACGATCAAGCTCGCACAGCAACGTCTGGAGGAAATGACGCGCCAACGCGAGGAACTGGGTCAGGCGATCGACGAACTGGCCAGTCAGATCGAGTGGGCGGAGAAGGAACTGGAGAAGGCGCGCCACGACGACGCGGCCTGA
- a CDS encoding glutathione S-transferase family protein translates to MAAQLYCFGESGNAYKAALTMELAGYDWEPVYVDFFNGEARSAEYQALNEMAEAPVFKEGDLTLSQSCVIQLHIAEQTGKFLAEDRNEMLRWMFWDAQKGSGQQGGLRFLMNFLPEDKRPQEAIGWLKGRVLTAIKTLEKHMEGRDWVVGDQPSLADFACCGYLYYPEPFGFDRKEFPNIDRWLDGIAALPGWKHPYDLMPGNPSDRA, encoded by the coding sequence ATGGCGGCACAACTTTATTGCTTCGGAGAGTCGGGGAACGCGTACAAGGCGGCGCTGACGATGGAATTGGCGGGCTACGACTGGGAGCCGGTCTATGTCGATTTCTTCAACGGCGAGGCGCGCAGCGCCGAATACCAGGCGCTGAACGAAATGGCCGAGGCGCCCGTCTTCAAAGAGGGCGACCTGACCCTGTCGCAATCCTGCGTCATCCAACTTCACATCGCGGAGCAGACCGGCAAATTCCTCGCCGAGGACCGCAACGAAATGCTGCGCTGGATGTTCTGGGATGCGCAGAAAGGCTCGGGCCAGCAAGGCGGGTTGCGCTTCCTGATGAACTTCCTGCCCGAAGACAAGCGTCCGCAAGAGGCGATCGGCTGGCTCAAGGGCCGCGTGCTGACCGCGATCAAGACGCTGGAGAAACACATGGAGGGTCGCGACTGGGTCGTCGGCGACCAGCCCAGCTTGGCCGATTTCGCCTGCTGCGGCTATCTCTACTACCCCGAGCCCTTTGGGTTCGACCGCAAGGAATTCCCCAATATCGACCGTTGGCTGGATGGCATTGCTGCCCTGCCCGGTTGGAAACACCCCTATGATTTGATGCCCGGCAATCCTTCCGACCGGGCGTGA
- a CDS encoding acetyl-CoA C-acetyltransferase, with the protein MTEAYIYDAARTPRGKGRKDGSLHEVSSVALSARLLNAVAERNNLEGHAVEDVIWGNATQVMEQGGCLARSAVLLSDLDERIPGLSINRFCASGMEAVNLAANQVRGGAGMGYIAGGVEMMGRVAMGSDGAAIAVDPSLAMKTYFVPQGISADIIATEYGFSREDVDALGVESQRRAAEAIKENRFAKSIVPVKDQNGLTILEQDEFPRPGTTMESLGSLKPSFKEMGEVMPGFDKVAMLKYPHLDHINHVHHAGNSSGIVDGAAAVLIGNKEFGEAHGLKPRARIRATAKIGTDPTIMLTGPVPVTEKILADSGMSISDIDLFEVNEAFAAVVLRFMQAFQVDASKVNVNGGAIALGHPLGATGAIIIGTLLDELERRDLNTGLATLCVASGMGAATIIERV; encoded by the coding sequence ATGACGGAAGCCTATATCTATGACGCAGCCCGCACTCCGCGGGGCAAGGGCCGCAAGGACGGCTCCTTGCACGAGGTCAGCTCGGTCGCGCTGTCCGCGCGGCTGCTGAACGCGGTGGCCGAGCGCAACAACCTCGAAGGCCATGCGGTCGAGGACGTAATCTGGGGCAACGCGACCCAGGTGATGGAGCAGGGCGGCTGCCTTGCGCGCTCGGCGGTGCTTCTGTCGGATCTCGACGAGCGCATCCCGGGCCTGTCGATCAACCGCTTCTGCGCCTCGGGCATGGAAGCGGTGAACCTCGCCGCGAACCAGGTGCGCGGCGGCGCGGGCATGGGCTATATCGCAGGCGGCGTCGAGATGATGGGCCGTGTCGCGATGGGCTCGGACGGCGCGGCAATCGCCGTGGACCCGTCGCTCGCGATGAAGACCTATTTCGTCCCGCAGGGCATTTCGGCTGATATCATCGCCACCGAATACGGCTTTAGCCGCGAAGACGTCGACGCGCTCGGCGTGGAATCGCAGCGCCGTGCAGCGGAGGCGATCAAGGAAAACCGTTTCGCAAAATCCATCGTGCCGGTGAAGGACCAGAACGGTTTGACCATTCTCGAGCAGGACGAATTCCCGCGTCCGGGCACGACGATGGAATCGCTCGGCAGCCTGAAGCCGTCCTTCAAGGAAATGGGCGAGGTCATGCCCGGCTTCGACAAGGTCGCGATGCTGAAATACCCGCACCTCGATCACATCAACCACGTCCATCACGCCGGCAACTCCTCGGGCATCGTGGATGGAGCTGCCGCCGTGCTGATCGGCAACAAGGAATTCGGTGAGGCGCATGGCCTCAAGCCGCGCGCGCGCATCCGCGCCACCGCGAAGATCGGCACCGATCCGACGATCATGCTGACCGGCCCGGTGCCCGTGACCGAGAAGATCCTCGCCGATTCGGGCATGTCGATCTCCGACATCGACCTGTTCGAGGTGAACGAGGCGTTTGCTGCCGTCGTGCTGCGCTTCATGCAGGCCTTCCAGGTCGACGCATCGAAGGTCAACGTCAACGGCGGCGCGATCGCGCTTGGCCACCCGCTCGGCGCCACCGGCGCGATCATCATCGGCACGCTGCTGGACGAGCTCGAACGCCGCGACCTGAACACCGGTCTGGCCACGCTCTGCGTTGCGTCCGGCATGGGCGCCGCGACCATCATCGAGCGCGTGTGA
- a CDS encoding N-acetylmuramoyl-L-alanine amidase has protein sequence MSADWPSPNYGPRREGAVPELIIIHYTAMWSCEAARTRLCLPEAEVSAHWLIGRDGSVEQLVPEEMRAWHAGLGSWQGLGDVNSRSIGIELDNEGDRPFPEPLMAALEELLPQIMRRWAIAPENVIGHSDFAPERKIDPGPRFDWQRLARQGLAIWPERGAAAPAVDPESFLALASSLGYPEAPLATILPAFRLRFRPRHEGPLDAVDMALVADLASRFGADGGAWRSS, from the coding sequence GTGAGCGCCGACTGGCCCTCGCCCAATTACGGCCCGCGCCGCGAGGGGGCGGTGCCGGAACTGATCATTATCCATTACACCGCGATGTGGTCCTGCGAGGCCGCACGGACGCGCCTCTGCCTGCCCGAGGCGGAGGTCTCCGCGCATTGGCTGATCGGGCGTGATGGCTCGGTCGAGCAACTCGTCCCCGAGGAGATGCGCGCCTGGCATGCGGGCTTGGGAAGCTGGCAGGGGCTGGGCGATGTGAATTCGCGCTCGATCGGTATCGAACTGGACAACGAGGGCGATCGTCCGTTCCCCGAGCCGCTGATGGCCGCGCTGGAAGAGCTGCTGCCGCAGATCATGCGCCGCTGGGCAATTGCACCCGAGAACGTCATTGGCCATTCGGATTTCGCGCCCGAGCGCAAGATCGACCCGGGCCCGCGCTTCGACTGGCAGCGCCTCGCGCGGCAGGGCCTGGCGATCTGGCCGGAGCGGGGCGCTGCTGCGCCCGCGGTCGATCCCGAGAGTTTCCTCGCACTGGCCTCGAGCCTTGGCTACCCGGAAGCGCCGCTCGCGACGATCCTGCCAGCCTTCCGCCTGCGCTTCCGCCCGCGCCATGAGGGGCCGCTGGATGCGGTGGACATGGCGCTGGTCGCCGATCTGGCGAGCCGCTTTGGCGCAGATGGCGGGGCGTGGCGATCAAGCTGA
- a CDS encoding DUF6404 family protein — MYLNNAETHRRYDAALAELRARGVFRSTRPSMGARVLHWLGFEPRPIPYLDWKQNLLIFGAGFAVAQLLVDHLLSATEGMSYAPHLVTLVISALAFGALMALWQIHRKNKLGLSDWDDL, encoded by the coding sequence ATGTATCTCAATAACGCAGAAACCCACCGCCGATACGATGCCGCGCTCGCAGAGCTGCGGGCGCGGGGCGTGTTCCGCTCGACCCGTCCTTCCATGGGCGCGCGGGTACTGCATTGGCTGGGCTTCGAGCCGCGCCCGATTCCCTATCTCGACTGGAAGCAGAACCTGCTGATCTTCGGCGCCGGGTTCGCGGTGGCGCAGCTCCTCGTGGATCATCTGCTGAGCGCGACGGAGGGCATGTCCTACGCGCCGCATCTGGTAACGCTGGTGATCTCGGCGCTCGCCTTCGGGGCACTGATGGCGCTGTGGCAGATCCACCGCAAGAACAAGCTCGGGCTGAGCGATTGGGACGACCTCTAG